From Argopecten irradians isolate NY chromosome 2, Ai_NY, whole genome shotgun sequence, the proteins below share one genomic window:
- the LOC138316295 gene encoding uncharacterized protein isoform X1 encodes MSADDITDIHICGACRTEFHNVDLFLLHKRLSCPAVLQSAVTGTVPTHKDGGVASDPDHQQIPPPRVNSSMVTSSIGTTMGIQVQSPVMAPTHPSDGIQSTFMITPPQGHEYIQTNQRPALVQTANQNKADSQIILTEKGELLVVHTAPPDGIDQNEIGPQSQVMLNFIQYLRANGGGNVSGPVLPNLFNTTGGMVHPSSTPIVQLSQNGSIISTPVSQPLTVCPSHLQNGNITDQPNQRNFIENSPQVTFEPAAQLEGDATNDVGALVQTQDLAQQAAQLSGVAESDLQNVSMETDNQPSDLDTVHYSVNVVNINQSANPDGVRQMLQIPNTSEDNLGQPEGQKFGKFSGKTVIARGAKTHCSSSKNTSKSPFVSKTTGSATKSSGTPHKGRTPPVKKFKCHYDDKCTFSSAYLKDLERHFRTHTGEKPFSCKYCDRSFSRVDKLHLHMRAHTGDKPYKCKFCNYSAVDNSSLRKHAIVHTDERPHKCQVCPYACRTASQLTVHLRTHTGDSPFPCPFCPAKFKIKSDLRRHLRVHTGEKPYQCSKCDAKCATKGNLASHDRVHHSSENQMKCTVCDFSTSSKRSYKEHIKGHEPDDPDCVCHVCHYKCSNREVLRSHLARHEKEKSYNCMHCYFSTNHKANLTLHIKRRHMQIEPNMTNPKGRRTKSTEVKASGLSGKFSKAFTCHLCPESFVRKDSLRSHVRLHEEMANSTLTTALTVLKLQQPVINASSSSGHNRVSQHSKDSEGLVEGDNDMDHKGQGQVNRSYGTDTILVNPETNDQDENGRYEEVVYDNASPSHIGEGQANVTQELGQDKLEYHREELHHQNMDIMNTQAPELSQIVSSGYNTSSVRLPASMESTVITLDMRTLSSDDITIVEPQGIAEARKMLLHRQAQDQQQIRSTQEKDVVLSNQQMYQQLRVSDHDEASDVNRSETADSSDSHLTKREVIERRNCSSDSDGYRRDIYISPLEQKISRDGNISEAENNRCLVQNVTECQDSAVSEHVHFQPQTIPSIQLVQNISFPVIRHPAGLILPPVNGQSLSQFVGRTVQPGEITAMQQAEISTLPHGHLATSQLGEADMLPQNINCLQQKSVASPEGINAMQQRSLDMLQQGDVNVSQERGITTLQPGEVTNPLSLNAQLQDGDTHLTVPIQVLPQQTSSPGFQMIGGGVPQMMSTTGSGLQFVLPTTDNSSTAGQKLVTTTGRQTGTHPTINDNERPASRINDQESSVSRDQISEVSPGRVTVASNLPQTGSSGDDLESIIGQKVPGNKRVIIPMSVHQTISLVHNSPLESQILQTGNAVSSLPMVSPTLQTTTSVPPVVTQLLHPGVPAPSSPVVSRALPTGNLLQALPMVPQVLQTARHITMSPEVPVSNGGPQRSMVSQMDSIVSPGSQDLVSIPVNFIRVPHMETLPELPEQTTKALRHPEK; translated from the exons TGTCTGCTGATGACATCACTGACATCCACATTTGTGGTGCATGTCGGACAGAGTTTCATAATGTGGATCTCTTCCTGCTCCACAAGCGACTGTCGTGCCCTGCTGTACTGCAGTCTGCAGTGACTGGAACTGTACCTACTCACAAAGATGGTGGAGTAGCATCAGACCCTGACCACCAACAG ATTCCTCCACCCAGAGTTAACAGTTCAATGGTAACATCGTCAATAGGTACAACCATGGGTATCCAGGTCCAATCACCAGTCATGGCACCAACACATCCTAGTGACGGAATTCAATCCACATTCATGATCACACCACCACAGGGGCACGAGTACATACAGACCAATCAGAGGCCAGCTTTAGTTCAGACAGCCAATCAAAACAAAGCTGACTCTCAGATTATCCTGACAGAGAAAGGAGAGCTCCTTGTTGTACATACAGCACCACCTGATGGAATTGATCAAAACGAGATAGGACCGCAGAGCCAAGTCATGCTGAACTTTATACAGTACCTCCGGGCTAATGGTGGAGGTAATGTTAGTG GGCCTGTACTTCCTAACCTATTTAATACCACAGGAGGAATGGTGCACCCCTCTAGTACTCCAATAGTACAACTCAGTCAGAACGGCTCCATCATTTCCACTCCAGTCAGCCAACCCCTAACTGTGTGTCCATCTCACTTACAAAATGGCAACATAACTGATCAGCCTAATCAAAGAAATTTCATTGAGAATTCTCCACAAGTGACCTTTGAACCTGCTGCCCAGTTAGAAGGGGATGCAACTAATGATGTTGGAGCTCTAGTCCAGACACAGGACTTGGCACAGCAGGCAGCGCAGCTATCGGGAGTGGCAGAGAGTGACCTTCAAAatgtttccatggaaactgATAACCAACCAAGTGACCTTGACACTGTACATTATTCTGTAAATGTTGTCAATATTAACCAGTCAGCTAATCCTGATGGAGTGAGACAGATGCTACAGATACCCAACACAAGTGAGGACAACCTAGGGCAGCCAGAGGGGCAAAAGTTTGGCAAGTTTAGTGGAAAGACTGTGATTGCAAGAGGAGCTAAAACGCACTGCTCCTCCAGCAAAAACACATCCAAATCTCCCTTTGTATCAAAGACAACAG GATCTGCGACTAAATCTTCTGGAACTCCACACAAGGGTCGTACACCACCTGTAAAGAAGTTCAAATGTCATTATGATGATAAGTGTACTTTCTCCTCGGCATATTTGAAAGATCTGGAACGCCACTTTAGGACGCACACTGGAGAGAAACCTTTTTCTTGTAAATACTGTGATCGGTCGTTCAGTAGAGTGGACAAGCTTCATCTTCACATGAGGGCTCATACTGGTGACAAGCCTTACAAATGCAAATTCT GTAACTACAGTGCTGTGGACAACAGTAGTCTTCGTAAACATGCGATTGTCCACACGGATGAGAGACCTCACAA GTGTCAGGTGTGTCCCTATGCGTGCCGTACCGCCAGTCAGTTGACTGTCCACCTGCGTACACACACTGGTGACAGTCCATTCCCGTGTCCGTTCTGTCCTGCTAAGTTTAAGATCAAGTCTGACCTTCGGCGCCACCTACGTGTACACACCGGTGAAAAGCCATACCAATGTTCCAAGTGTGATGCCAAGTGTGCCACGAAAG GTAACTTGGCCAGCCATGATCGTGTACATCACTCCTCCGAGAACCAGATGAAGTGTACAGTGTGTGATTTCTCCACATCATCAAAGAGAAGTTATAAAGAACACATTAAGGGCCATGAACCTGACGACCCAGACTGTGTGTGCCACGTGTGCCACTACAAGTGTTCCAACAGAGAGGTGCTCCGTAGCCACCTCGCCCGACACGAGAAGGAGAAAAGCTACAACTGCATGCATTGTTATTTTTCAACCAATCACAAGGCTAATTTGACTCTCCATATAAAACGTAGACACATGCAAATCGAGCCAAATATGACCAACCCAAAGGGCAGACGTACAAAGTCAACAGAAGTGAAGGCTTCAGGATTATCAGGAAAATTTTCTAAGGCTTTCACCTGTCACCTTTGCCCTGAATCATTTGTGAGGAAAGATTCTCTAAGAAGCCATGTCAGACTTCATGAAGAAATGGCCAATTCAACACTCACCACAGCTTTGACTGTGCTGAAACTGCAACAGCCTGTGATCAACGCCTCATCATCTAGTGGTCACAACCGAGTCAGCCAGCACAGCAAGGACTCTGAAGGATTGGTGGAGGGAGATAATGATATGGACCACAAAGGTCAAGGGCAGGTTAATAGGTCTTATGGGACAGACACTATACTGGTAAACCCTGAAACTAATGATCAAGATGAAAATGGGAGATATGAGGAAGTAGTGTATGACAATGCTTCTCCGTCACATATAGGGGAAGGTCAGGCCAATGTTACACAGGAGCTAGGACAAGATAAATTGGAATACCACAGAGAGGAACTGCACCATCAGAACATGGATATAATGAATACACAAGCACCAGAACTTAGTCAGATTGTATCTTCAGGTTACAATACATCTTCTGTGAGGTTGCCAGCCTCTATGGAGTCGACAGTGATAACGCTTGACATGCGAACCTTGTCTTCAGATGATATCACTATCGTAGAACCACAAGGTATAGCGGAGGCACGGAAGATGCTGTTACATAGACAGGCCCAGGATCAACAACAGATCAGGTCAACACAGGAAAAAGATGTTGTCTTGTCAAATCAGCAGATGTATCAACAGCTGAGGGTATCGGACCATGATGAGGCAAGTGATGTGAATAGATCAGAAACAGCAGATAGCTCCGATAGTCATCTAACTAAAAGAGAAGTGATAGAGAGACGGAACTGCAGTTCAGATAGTGACGGCTACAGaagagatatatatatttctcctTTAGAGCAAAAGATTTCAAGGGATGGAAATATATCCGAGGCTGAAAACAACAGATGCTTGGTACAGAATGTAACGGAGTGTCAAGATTCAGCGGTGTCAGAACATGTTCATTTCCAGCCTCAGACAATTCCAAGCATACAACTTGTTCAGAACATATCTTTTCCTGTAATTCGTCATCCTGCAGGCTTGATACTTCCTCCAGTAAATGGGCAGTCCCTTAGTCAGTTTGTGGGGAGAACCGTTCagccaggggagataactgccATGCAACAAGCAGAAATATCTACCCTCCCTCATGGGCATCTAGCCACATCTCAACTAGGCGAAGCTGACATGCTGccacaaaatataaattgtctTCAACAAAAATCTGTAGCATCTCCAGAAGGCATAAATGCAATGCAACAGAGGAGCTTAGATATGCTGCAGCAAGGGGACGTTAATGTTAGTCAAGAAAGGGGGATAACCACTCTTCAGCCAGGGGAGGTAACAAATCCTCTATCTCTCAATGCTCAGTTGCAGGATGGAGACACCCACTTGACTGTACCAATACAAGTCTTGCCTCAACAGACTAGTAGCCCGGGTTTCCAGATGATAGGAGGTGGTGTGCCTCAGATGATGAGTACAACAGGAAGTGGTCTACAGTTTGTCCTACCAACAACTGACAACAGCAGCACAGCTGGTCAAAAACTGGTGACTACTACTGGTAGGCAGACAGGAACTCATCCCACAATCAATGACAATGAACGGCCAGCCAGTAGGATAAATGATCAAGAATCTAGTGTCAGCAGAGATCAAATTTCTGAGGTGTCTCCAGGGCGGGTTACAGTCGCTTCTAACCTTCCACAAACTGGCAGCAGTGGCGATGATTTGGAGAGTATAATTGGTCAGAAAGTTCCTGGTAACAAGAGAGTCATAATTCCAATGTCAGTACACCAGACAATTAGTCTCGTTCATAACTCTCCTCTTGAGTCACAAATCCTTCAGACAGGGAATGCTGTTTCAAGCTTACCAATGGTGTCACCAACTTTACAAACTACAACCTCAGTTCCTCCTGTTGTAACACAGCTATTACATCCAGGAGTCCCAGCCCCTTCCTCTCCTGTAGTATCAAGGGCGCTCCCAACAGGAAACCTACTCCAGGCCCTGCCAATGGTACCACAGGTATTACAGACGGCGAGACACATTACCATGTCGCCTGAAGTGCCAGTAAGTAACGGCGGCCCTCAACGTTCTATGGTGTCTCAGATGGATAGCATTGTCTCCCCTGGTAGCCAGGACCTGGTGTCGATACCTGTGAATTTCATACGAGTGCCTCATATGG AAACATTGCCAGAATTACCCGAGCAGACAACAAAAGCACTAAGACATCCAGAGAAATGA